GGTCCACCACGTGGTGGGCGAGGACTGCTGGATCCTCAAGGCCGCCGTCACCGACACCGTCCACCTCGAGGACGTCCTGGAGCAGACGTCGGCGCTGGGCCGGACGACCACGTCGATCGTGCTCTCGTCCCCGGTGGAGCGGAAACCGCTGCTGCCGCACGCCCGCCCCTGACTCCTTGCCTTGACGTGGGCGTCAAGGCATACGGTCGCGGACATGCGCATCGGAGAGCTCGCCGAGCGGGCAGGAACGACCACACGGACTCTGCGCTACTACGAGTCCCGAGGCCTGCTGGCCGCCCGGCGCACGGAGAACGGCTACCGCACGTACGACGAGGACGACCTGCGCCTCCTCCAGCAGATCATGACCCTGCAGGACTTCGGGTTCGAGCTGGAGGAGACGCGGCCGTTCGTCGACTGCCTGCGCGCCGGGCATCCGGCGGGGGACTCCTGCCCGGCGTCGATCGCCGTCTACCGGCGGAAGGTCGCCGAGCTGGACGGGCTGATCGCGCAGCTCCAGGCGGTACGCGCGGAGGTGGGCGCCCAGCTGCTCCGGGCCGAGGCGGAGCTGCCGCACGGCCCGGAACCGCGGTGCGAGCTCGGTGCGGAGTGGGACACGGAAGCGGATACGACGGAGGGGCGGCAAAGATGAGGACGTACGCGGAGGGCGTGGCCGAGGTCACCGACGAGGACTTCGGAGCGAAGGTGCTGGCCGCCGAGCTGCCGGTCCTGGTGAAGTTCACGGCGGAGTGGTGCGGGCCGTGCCGGCAGCTGACGCCGGTGCTCGCCGCCATGGCCGCGGAGGAGGCGGAGCGGCTCCGGATCGTCGAGATCGACGTCGACCGGAACCCGGAGACGACGGTGCGGTACGGGGTCCTCGCGACGCCGACCCTCATGGTCTTCCGGGCGGGCGAGCCCGTGAAGTCGATCGTCGGCGCCCGTCCGAAGCGCCGCCTCCTGCAGGACCTGGAGGACGTCCTCGCCTAGGGCCTGTCTCGTCGATCGGCAAGACCCCCAGGCGGGGCCCGCGGCACTTCGCCAGGGCATACAGAAATACCCCGACTACAATTGACAGTCGGGGTATTTCATCGCGTATATTGATGGATTCTGCGCCCGGAAAGACCACGGACGCAGGGAAGTTCAATAAACGCACTGTATCGCGCCGGGAGTCGAATTGTCAACCGAGGAATTTCGGAACGAACAGCAATTCATCACCGATCTGTACACACGACTCGACGATCTGAGGGACCAGGCCGAGGCCGCCGTCGAGCGGGCCCTGCGTACCCCGGGGGTCGGCGGCAACCAGGGCCGGCTCGAACGCGACGTCATGGTCGCCGAACAGTCCGGGCTGCTCGCCGCGCTCAACGCGGGGGAGAGCGGGCTCTGTTTCGGCCGGCTCGTCTTCAAGGACGGGCGCGACCACCACATCGGCCGGCTCGGCATCCGAGAGGACGACCCGAACCGCACCCCGCTGGTCGTCGACTGGCGCGCCGAGGTCGCCCGGCCCTTCTACCTCGCCACCGGGTACGAACCCATGGGCCTCTCCCGCCGCCGGCACATCAGCACCCTCGGCCGGACGGTCACGGGACTCCACGACGAGGTGCTCGACCTCGGCGACGCCACCCGCACCGGGCACGAGAGCCGCGACGCCGACGAGGTGCTGCTCGCCGCGCTCGACGCCGCCCGCACCGGCCGGATGCACGACATCGTGCAGACCATCCAGGCCGAGCAGGACGGCATCATCCGCTCCCCGCACCGCGGGGTCCTGGTCGTCGAGGGCGGCCCCGGCACCGGCAAGACGGCGGTCGCCCTGCACCGCGCCGCCTACCTGCTCTACGCGCACCGCGAGCAGCTCGCCAAGCGGGCCGTCCTCATCGTCGGCCCCAACCCCGCCTTCCTCGGCTACATCGGCAACGTCCTGCCCTCGCTCGGCGAGACCGGCGTCCTCCTCGCCACCCCCGCCGAACTGTTCCCCGGCGTCCGCGCCACCGGCACCGACACCCCCCGCGCCGCCGCCGTCAAGGGCTCCGCCGCCATGGCCGGGGCGCTCGCCGCGGCCGTACGGGACCGCCAGCAGGTCCCCGAGCGCGGCGAGCCGCTGACCGTCCCGCACGAGGACGGCGACCTGGTCATCGACTGGGACATGGCCCTGGAGGCCCGCCACAAGGCCCGCGAGACGGCCCTCCCGCACAACCTGGCCCGCCCCTACTTCGTCTTCCGGATCCTCGACGCGCTCGCCGAACAGCTCGCCGACCGGATCGGCGCCGACCCGTACGGCGGCCCCAACTTCCTCGGCCCCGACGACATCGCCCTGCTCGCCAAGGGCATCGCGGGCAACCCCGAGGTGTACGCGGCGATCGACACCCTCTGGCCCGCGCTCACCCCGCACGACTTCCTCGCCGACTACCTGGCCGAACCCACCCACCTCGACGACCCGGACGACCTCGGGGCGATCCGGCGCGACGGCGGCGCCTGGACGCCCGCCGACGTGCCGCTGCTCGACGAGGCCGCCGAACTCCTCGGCGAGGACGACTCCGCGGCCCGCGCCGCCGAGGAGGCCGAACGGCAGAAGCAGATCCAGTACGCGCAGGGCGTCCTCGACGTCTCCTACGCCTCCCGCACCTACGAGTTCGAGGACAAGGAGGAGCAGGACAAGGACGCCTCCGAGGTCCTGTCGGCCCACGACATCATCGACGCCGAGCGGTTCGCCGAGCGTCACGAGGAGGCCGACCACCGGACGGCCGCCGAGCGCGCCGCCGCCGACCGCACCTGGGCCTTCGGCCACATCATCGTCGACGAGGCGCAGGAGCTCTCCGCGATGGCCTGGCGACTCCTCATGCGCCGGAGCCCCACCCGCTCGATGACCCTGGTCGGCGACCCCGCCCAGACCGGCGACCCGGCCGGCGTCGGAGCCTGGGAGCGGATCCTCGCCCCGTACGTCGAGGACCGCTGGGAGCTGGTCCGCCTCGGCGTCAACTACCGCACGCCCGCCGAGATCATGGCCGTCGCCGCCGAGGTGCGACGAGCCGCCGACCCGGGGTTCGAACCGCCGAGTTCGGTACGGTCCACCGGGGTGGAGCCCTGGGACCGCACGGTGGACGACCCGGTCAAGGAGGCCGCCGACGCGGTGGCGACCGAGCAGCGCGAGGAGGGCAGGATCGCCGTCATCGCCCCGCCGGAGCTGCACCCCGGACTGGTCGCGGCGCTGCCCGAGGCCGCGTACGGTCCGGCTCCCGACCTCACCCGGCCGGTCGTCCTGCTCGACCCCCGGCAGGCGAAGGGCCTGGAGTTCGACACCGTGCTCGTCGTCGACCCGGAGGCCATCGTGGCCGGGGCCGTGCACGGGACGAACGACCTGTACGTGGCGCTGACCCGGGCGACCCAGCGCCTCGGGATCATCAGGTCCGCAGCTCGCAGGTGAAGAGCCGCGCGCCGTCCTGGTGGCCGGTGACCTCGAACTCGCCCGCCGTGCGCCCGGGCTCCGCCCGGATCAGGCAGGGGCCGCCGTCGAACTCGGCGTACCGGTCGAAGACGATCCGCACGGCGGCGGGCAGCCAGGGGCGGGGCCAGGCGGCGGCGGAGGCGGCCTGCCGGGCCGCCTCCAGGAAGAGCATCCCCGGTATGTGGTCGTTGGGACGCTGGAAGAGGGTGGGGTGCCCGGTGTCGACGACCAGCTCCCACTCCCCCTCCCGCCCGCCGGGGGCCAGCAGGACGTCCTCGGTCCTGGCCCGGCCGGTAAGGGGCGCGGGCGCCCTGCGCACCCGGGGCCCGGGGCGTACGGACCCGGCCTGGACGTGCCCGCCGCGCAGCCGGAGGTAGGCGGCGGGGCCGGCGAAGCGGGCGCGGGCGGCGCCGGTGGCGACCGTGCGCGTCCCGCGCCGCACGGTCCAGTCCACCCGCATGGAGGTCAGCTGGCCCCCACGGCGGAGGAGCTCCGCGAAGCCGACCTCGATGTCGGCCCCCTCGCCGGTGACGGCCAGCCCCGAGGGGTCGCAGTCCAGGGAGATCTCGCCCAGCAGGATGTGCCGGTCGAGCGGCAGTCCGTGGGCGTCGTGGAGCAGCGCCATCGTGGACTGCCGCAGCGTCTCGACGATCAGGAGCGGGTCGTGACACCGTTCCCCGCCCCGGCGGACCGGGGCGAAGAACGGATGGTCGGCGGGCCAGGCCGCCCGCACCGCGAAGCGGTCCTTCCCGTCGAGCGGTCGCCACTCGACGGGAAAGGTGTCCTCGCCGCGCACCCGATGGCAGAGTTCCGGCGACAGGCGCCGCTCCACGGTGTCCCGCATGATGTCCCCGCTCGACTGGACCGGTCGGCTTGATCCGGAGAGCGAAGATATCCGAACGACGCGCGGACCGCCCGAACGGATGAACGGTCAATCTTTCGGGCGGCACTTATCGGACAGGTGAAGACCTCTGTCCGCCTCCCGGTCTCACGCGGGCCGCAGCCAGACCGTCGCGAGCGGCGGCAGCGTCATCCGGACGCTGGCCGAGCGCCCGTGGTGCGGAACCGACTCCGCCTTCAGCGGATCCCGCCCCACCACGTCCCCGCCGCCGTACCGGCCGGCGTCCGTGTTCAGGACCTCCGACCAGGCCACCACGTCGTCCGGCACACCGAGCCGGTAGTCGTGCCGGACGACCGGCGAGAAGTTCGAGACCGCGAGCAGCGGCGAGCCGAACGCGTCGAAGCGCAGGAAGGCGAAGACGTTGTCCTCGGCCGCGTCCCCGACCACCCACTGGAAGCCCTCCGGCGCGGTGTCCCGCTCCCAGAGCGAAGGCGTCGCCTGGTACACCGTGTTCAGGTCCCGGACGAGATCCCGCACACCGCGGTGGTCCGGCTCCGCCCCGTACGCCGGGTCGAGCAGCCACCAGTCCGGCCCGTGATCCGCCGACCACTCGGCGCCCTGTGCGAACTCCTGTCCCATGTAAAGCAGTTGCTTGCCCGGATGGGCCCACATGAAGCCGAGATAGGCGCGGTGGTTGGCGCGCTGCTGCCACCAGTCGCCCGGCATCTTCGACACCAGCGACCGCTTGCCGTGCACCACCTCGTCGTGCGAGATCGGCAGGATGTAGTTCTCGCTGTACGCGTACACCATCGAGAACGTCATCTCGTGGTGGTGGTACTTCCGGTGCACCGGCTCCTTCTGCACGTACTCCAGCGAGTCGTGCATCCAGCCCATGTTCCACTTCATGCCGAAGCCCAGTCCGCCGAAGCCGCCCGGCCCCACCTGGTCCGTCGCGCGTGTCACCCCGTCCCAGGCCGTCGACTCCTCCGCGAACGTCACGATCCCCGGGCAGCGCCGGTACACCGTCGCGTTCATCTCCTGGAGGAAGGCCACCGCGTCCAGGTTCTCCCGGCCGCCGAACTCGTTCGGCAGCCACTCGCCGTGCTCCCGCGAGTAGTCCAGGTAGAGCATCGACGCCACCGCGTCCACCCGCAGCCCGTCGATGTGGAACTCCTGGCACCAGTACACGGCGTTCGCCACCAGGAAGTTCCGCACCTCCTTCCGGCCGTAGTCGAACTCCAGGGTGCCCCAGTCGGGATGGTGCGAACGGCGCGGGTCCTCGTGCTCGTACAGCGGCCGCCCGTCGAACTCGGCCAGCGCCCAGTCGTCCTTCGGGAAGTGCGCCGGCACCCAGTCCATCAGGACTCCGATGCCGGCCCGGTGCAGCGCGTCCACCAGGAACCTGAAGTCGTCCGGGGTGCCCATGCGGGCCGTCGGCGCGTAGAAGCCCGTCACCTGGTAGCCCCACGAGCCGCCGAAGGGGTGCTCGGTGACGGGCATCAGCTCCACATGGGTGAAGCCGAGGTCACGGACGTACGCGGGCAACTGCTCCGCCAGCTGCCGATAGGTCAAACCCGGCCGCCAGGACGGCAGATGGACCTCGTAGACGGAGATCGGCGCCTCGTGCGGCGCACGCGTCCCGCGCCGCGCCATCCACTCGGCGTCGTCCCAGGTGTAGTGCGAGGCGGTGACGATCGACGCGGTGTTCGGCGGGCACTCGGTACGGCGGGCCATCGGGTCCGCGCGGACGGTGTGCGACCCGTCGGGCCGCGTGATGTCGTACTTGTAGAGGGCGCCCTCGCCGATCCCCGGCACGAACAGCTCCCACACACCCGTCGAACCCAGCGAGCGCATCGGCAGCCCCGTGCCGTCCCAGTGCGTGAAGTCACCGGTGACGCGGACACCGCGGGCGTTCGGCGCCCAGACCGCGAACCGGGTGCCGGCGACCCCGTCGTGGGTCATCGTGTGGGAGCCGAGGGCCGTCCACAGTTCCTCGTGCCGGCCCTCGCCGATCAGATGCAGGTCGAGGTCGCCGAGGGAGGGCAGGAAGCGGTACGGGTCGTGGACGGCGAGCTCGTCGGCGTCGGGGCCGTCGTCGTACCGCACGCGCAGCTCGTAGGCGGGAACCTTGCGGAGCAGGGGCAGGAGCCCGGAGAAGAACCCGTCGCCCTCGCTCCGGAGCGGGATCCGCCGGCCCTTCGCCAGGACGGTGACCTCCTTGGCCCAGGGGCGCAGCACCCGGACCACCACGCCGCCGCGCACCGGATGCGCGCCGAGCACGCCGTGCGGGTCGTGATGCTCCCCGGCGAGCAGGCGCGCCCGGTCACCGGGGTCCAGCGGCGGGGCCTCGCGGGGGGCGGGGGGCTTGGTGGGAGTCCTGCCGTTCTTGGTGCTGCTGCGGGCCGACTTGCCTGCGGGGCGGGCGGTCACCGGGATGCCTCCTGGGGGGTACGGGGGGTATGACTGCGCAACGGTGAGGTACGGGGCCGGGACACTCGGCCGAACGGGCGGTGCGTGGGGTGCCGCGCGGCGGCACGTGCGAGGGGTGCCGCCGCCGTGGCCGTTCGATCCGGGGCGGAGCCCGCTCCAGCGGCCGGCGGCCCTGCCCGTCGGCACCCGCTCCGCCGGGGCGGAGTCATCGGGAGGCCGACAGGCGCTCGATGGCGGACATGGGGACCGGGAGCCAGTCCGGCCGGTGCCGGGCCTCGTACACGACCTCGTACACCGCCTTGTCCGTCTCGTAGGCGCGGAGCAGCGCCGGATCCGTCCGGGGATCCGCGCCCGACGCCTCCGCGTACCCCGTGCAGAACGCCGCCCGGCTCCGCGCCGCCCAGTCCGCGTTCCACGGCCGGTGCGTGCGGGCCGCGTAGTCGAAGGAGCGGAGCATGCCGGCGACGTCGCGGACCGTGGGCTGCGGGCTGCGCCGTTCGTCGAGCGGTTTCGCCGGCTCGCCCTCGAAGTCGATGACGGCCCAGCCGCCGTCGGACCCCCGCAGCGTCTGCCCGAGGTGCAGGTCGCCGTGGATCCGCTGGACGAACCCGCCGCCCGACGTGCCGCTCGCCGCCTCGAAGACCGCGCGCAGGCCGGGGACGAACGGCAGCAACGCCGGTACCGCCTGCGCCGCCGCGTGCAGCCGGCGGTCCATCGCGGCCGCCAGCTGCTCGGTCTCGGCGCGGCCGAGCCGGCGGGTCGGCAGCGCCTCCGCGAGGGCGAGGTGGACCTCGGCCGTCGTCCGGCCTAGTGCCCGCGCCTCCGCGGTGAAGTCCCGTCCGTCGGCGAGCGCGTCGAGCGCGAGCCGCCATCCGTCGCGGGAGTCCCGGAGGTACGGCTGGAGGACGCCCAGGGTCGCCGCCCCGCTCTCGAACCAGGCGACCGGCGCCGGGACCCGGGAGCAGCCCGCTCCCGCGAGGGCGAGCGGCAGCTCCAGGTCCGGGTTGGCCCCCGGGCTGACCCGGCGGAAGATCTTGAGGATGAACGAATCTGCGTACACCAGGGACGTGTTGGACTGCTCGGCGTCCAGCATGCGGGGGGCCAGGGCGGGCGGGAGTGCCGTCGTGGCGTGGAAGTGCAGGGGGCCGGTCCGGCCCGGGGTGCGCAGTCGCTCGTAGAGGAGGCCGGCGAGCCGCGGGTCGCGCAGCCCTTCGTACACGGCCCGTCCGGCGAGCGGCCCCTGCCGGATCCGCCCGATCAGGGCGGGGGCGAGGCGGGGCGGGAGCTGGGTCCGTACGCCCAGGAGCAGTTGGTAGCAGTCGGCGGGCGTGTCGGCCGGGCGGCCCGGCTGTTCGACCCGTACGAGCAGATGGAGGAGGCCGGGGCCCGCGCCGTCCAGGGGCAGCAGCTCGGTGGCCGCGTCCAGCGTGAATCCGGTGACCCGGCGGCCCTTGCCCGCGAACCAGCGCTGCCGTGGCAGCCATTCGTGGAGCAGGGGGGCGAGGGACGGAAGGAGGGCGTCCGGGGCCCGGGTGGTGGATGCGGTCTCCGGCATGGCATCGCGTCCTTTCCCCGGGGCGCGCAGTTGGCTGTCGTATGCGTTCAAATGCGCAGAGTGTCCCGGATGGCGGCTGGGGCTGTCCGGATGTGCGGGACGTGTCGGAGGGGGAAGATCCGTATGGGCCCGGCAAGAAGGCCCGTATGGACCTGAATCGTGCGCTGGAAGGTGTGTGGGTCACAGTGCCCAGAGTGGGACGGGAGGAAACCGTCCCACCCCGGACGAATCCGAACCGACCGTCGGTCAGCCCTTCTTGAGACGGAACCAGTAGAAGCCGTGTCCCGCAAGGGTCAGGAGGTAGGGGAGCTGGCCGATGGCCGGGAATGTCACCCCGCCGATCAGCTCCACCGGCTGCGCGCCGTCGAAGCGGCGCAGGTCGAGTTCGGTCGGCTGCGCGAACCGCGAGAAGTTGTTCACGCAGAGGACGAGATCGCCGTCCATCCCCTCTTCGGGAGCGGTCTCCCTCAGGAAGGCGAGCACCGCCGGGTTGGACGCCGGGAGTTCGGCGTACGTCCCGGTCCCGAACGCCCGGTTCTGCTTACGGATCTCGATCATCCGCTTCGTCCAGTGCAGCAGCGAGGACGGCGAGGCCATCCCCGCCTCGACATTCGTCACCTGGTAGCCGTGGACCGGGTCCATGATGGCCGGAAGGTAGAGCCGTCCCGGGTCGCAGGAGGAGAAGCCGGCGTTCCGGTCGGGGGTCCACTGCATCGGGGTGCGGACGCCGTCCCGGTCGCCCAGCCAGATGTTGTCGCCCATGCCGATCTCGTCGCCGTAGTACAGCACCGGCGAACCGGGCAGCGAGAAGAGCAGCGCGGTGAACAGCTCCATCTGCTTGCGGTCGTTGTCCAGGAGCGGGGCGAGACGGCGCCGGATGCCGATGTTGGCCCGCATGCGCGGGTCCTTGGCGTATTCGGCGTACATGTAGTCGCGCTCTTCGTCCGTGACCATCTCGAGCGTGAGCTCGTCGTGGTTGCGCAGGAAGATGCCCCACTGACAGCCGGAGGGGATCTCCGGGGTCTTCGCCAGGATCTCGGAGACCGGGTAGCGCGACTCGCGCCGTACGGCCATGAAGATCCGCGGCATGACCGGGAAGTGGAAGGCCATGTGGCACTCGTCGCCGCCGGAGCGGAAGTCGCCGAAGTAGTCGACGACGTCCTCCGGCCACTGGTTGGCCTCGGCCAGCAGCACCGTGTCCGGGTAGTGGTCGTCGATCTCCTTGCGGACCCGCTTGAGGAAGGCGTGGGTCGCAGGGAGGTTCTCGCAGTTGGTGCCCTCCTGCTGGTACAGGTAAGGCACCGCGTCGAGCCGGAAGCCGTCGATCCCCAGGTCCAGCCAGAACTTCAGCGCGGACAGGATCTCCTCCTGCACCGCCGGGTTCTCGTAGTTGAGGTCGGGCTGGTGGGAGAAGAACCGGTGCCAGTAGTACTGCTTGCGGACCGGGTCGAAGGTCCAGTTCGAGGACTCGGTGTCGACGAAGATGATCCGGGCGTCCGCGTACTGCTTGTCGTCGTCGGCCCAGACGTAGTAGTCGCCGTACGGCCCCTCCGGGTCGCGGCGCGACTCCTGGAACCACTCGTGCTGGTCGCTCGTGTGGTTCATGACGAAGTCGATGACCACGCGCATGCCGCGCTGGTGGGCCGCGTCGACGAACTCCACGAAGTCGGCCAGGTCGCCGAACTCCGGCAGCACCGACGTGTAGTCGGCGACGTCGTAGCCGCCGTCCCTCAGGGGGGACTTGAAGAACGGCGGCAGCCAGAGGCAGTCCACGCCCAGCCACTGGAGGTAGTCCAGTTTGGAGGTGATGCCCTTCAGGTCGCCGACGCCGTCCCCGTTGCTGTCCTGGAAGGAGCGGACGAGGACCTCGTAGAAGACGGCCCGCTTGAACCAGTCGGGATCGCGGTCCTTGGCGGGGGTGTCCTCGAAGGTGTCGGGGACGGGCTCGTTGACAGTCATGATGTGGGTGACCCTC
This sequence is a window from Streptomyces sp. NBC_00691. Protein-coding genes within it:
- the glgB gene encoding 1,4-alpha-glucan branching enzyme, producing MTARPAGKSARSSTKNGRTPTKPPAPREAPPLDPGDRARLLAGEHHDPHGVLGAHPVRGGVVVRVLRPWAKEVTVLAKGRRIPLRSEGDGFFSGLLPLLRKVPAYELRVRYDDGPDADELAVHDPYRFLPSLGDLDLHLIGEGRHEELWTALGSHTMTHDGVAGTRFAVWAPNARGVRVTGDFTHWDGTGLPMRSLGSTGVWELFVPGIGEGALYKYDITRPDGSHTVRADPMARRTECPPNTASIVTASHYTWDDAEWMARRGTRAPHEAPISVYEVHLPSWRPGLTYRQLAEQLPAYVRDLGFTHVELMPVTEHPFGGSWGYQVTGFYAPTARMGTPDDFRFLVDALHRAGIGVLMDWVPAHFPKDDWALAEFDGRPLYEHEDPRRSHHPDWGTLEFDYGRKEVRNFLVANAVYWCQEFHIDGLRVDAVASMLYLDYSREHGEWLPNEFGGRENLDAVAFLQEMNATVYRRCPGIVTFAEESTAWDGVTRATDQVGPGGFGGLGFGMKWNMGWMHDSLEYVQKEPVHRKYHHHEMTFSMVYAYSENYILPISHDEVVHGKRSLVSKMPGDWWQQRANHRAYLGFMWAHPGKQLLYMGQEFAQGAEWSADHGPDWWLLDPAYGAEPDHRGVRDLVRDLNTVYQATPSLWERDTAPEGFQWVVGDAAEDNVFAFLRFDAFGSPLLAVSNFSPVVRHDYRLGVPDDVVAWSEVLNTDAGRYGGGDVVGRDPLKAESVPHHGRSASVRMTLPPLATVWLRPA
- a CDS encoding MerR family transcriptional regulator, which gives rise to MRIGELAERAGTTTRTLRYYESRGLLAARRTENGYRTYDEDDLRLLQQIMTLQDFGFELEETRPFVDCLRAGHPAGDSCPASIAVYRRKVAELDGLIAQLQAVRAEVGAQLLRAEAELPHGPEPRCELGAEWDTEADTTEGRQR
- a CDS encoding maltokinase N-terminal cap-like domain-containing protein, which codes for MPETASTTRAPDALLPSLAPLLHEWLPRQRWFAGKGRRVTGFTLDAATELLPLDGAGPGLLHLLVRVEQPGRPADTPADCYQLLLGVRTQLPPRLAPALIGRIRQGPLAGRAVYEGLRDPRLAGLLYERLRTPGRTGPLHFHATTALPPALAPRMLDAEQSNTSLVYADSFILKIFRRVSPGANPDLELPLALAGAGCSRVPAPVAWFESGAATLGVLQPYLRDSRDGWRLALDALADGRDFTAEARALGRTTAEVHLALAEALPTRRLGRAETEQLAAAMDRRLHAAAQAVPALLPFVPGLRAVFEAASGTSGGGFVQRIHGDLHLGQTLRGSDGGWAVIDFEGEPAKPLDERRSPQPTVRDVAGMLRSFDYAARTHRPWNADWAARSRAAFCTGYAEASGADPRTDPALLRAYETDKAVYEVVYEARHRPDWLPVPMSAIERLSASR
- a CDS encoding thioredoxin family protein, encoding MRTYAEGVAEVTDEDFGAKVLAAELPVLVKFTAEWCGPCRQLTPVLAAMAAEEAERLRIVEIDVDRNPETTVRYGVLATPTLMVFRAGEPVKSIVGARPKRRLLQDLEDVLA
- a CDS encoding HelD family protein, whose product is MSTEEFRNEQQFITDLYTRLDDLRDQAEAAVERALRTPGVGGNQGRLERDVMVAEQSGLLAALNAGESGLCFGRLVFKDGRDHHIGRLGIREDDPNRTPLVVDWRAEVARPFYLATGYEPMGLSRRRHISTLGRTVTGLHDEVLDLGDATRTGHESRDADEVLLAALDAARTGRMHDIVQTIQAEQDGIIRSPHRGVLVVEGGPGTGKTAVALHRAAYLLYAHREQLAKRAVLIVGPNPAFLGYIGNVLPSLGETGVLLATPAELFPGVRATGTDTPRAAAVKGSAAMAGALAAAVRDRQQVPERGEPLTVPHEDGDLVIDWDMALEARHKARETALPHNLARPYFVFRILDALAEQLADRIGADPYGGPNFLGPDDIALLAKGIAGNPEVYAAIDTLWPALTPHDFLADYLAEPTHLDDPDDLGAIRRDGGAWTPADVPLLDEAAELLGEDDSAARAAEEAERQKQIQYAQGVLDVSYASRTYEFEDKEEQDKDASEVLSAHDIIDAERFAERHEEADHRTAAERAAADRTWAFGHIIVDEAQELSAMAWRLLMRRSPTRSMTLVGDPAQTGDPAGVGAWERILAPYVEDRWELVRLGVNYRTPAEIMAVAAEVRRAADPGFEPPSSVRSTGVEPWDRTVDDPVKEAADAVATEQREEGRIAVIAPPELHPGLVAALPEAAYGPAPDLTRPVVLLDPRQAKGLEFDTVLVVDPEAIVAGAVHGTNDLYVALTRATQRLGIIRSAARR
- a CDS encoding ScbA/BarX family gamma-butyrolactone biosynthesis protein, with the protein product MRDTVERRLSPELCHRVRGEDTFPVEWRPLDGKDRFAVRAAWPADHPFFAPVRRGGERCHDPLLIVETLRQSTMALLHDAHGLPLDRHILLGEISLDCDPSGLAVTGEGADIEVGFAELLRRGGQLTSMRVDWTVRRGTRTVATGAARARFAGPAAYLRLRGGHVQAGSVRPGPRVRRAPAPLTGRARTEDVLLAPGGREGEWELVVDTGHPTLFQRPNDHIPGMLFLEAARQAASAAAWPRPWLPAAVRIVFDRYAEFDGGPCLIRAEPGRTAGEFEVTGHQDGARLFTCELRT
- the treS gene encoding maltose alpha-D-glucosyltransferase, which codes for MTVNEPVPDTFEDTPAKDRDPDWFKRAVFYEVLVRSFQDSNGDGVGDLKGITSKLDYLQWLGVDCLWLPPFFKSPLRDGGYDVADYTSVLPEFGDLADFVEFVDAAHQRGMRVVIDFVMNHTSDQHEWFQESRRDPEGPYGDYYVWADDDKQYADARIIFVDTESSNWTFDPVRKQYYWHRFFSHQPDLNYENPAVQEEILSALKFWLDLGIDGFRLDAVPYLYQQEGTNCENLPATHAFLKRVRKEIDDHYPDTVLLAEANQWPEDVVDYFGDFRSGGDECHMAFHFPVMPRIFMAVRRESRYPVSEILAKTPEIPSGCQWGIFLRNHDELTLEMVTDEERDYMYAEYAKDPRMRANIGIRRRLAPLLDNDRKQMELFTALLFSLPGSPVLYYGDEIGMGDNIWLGDRDGVRTPMQWTPDRNAGFSSCDPGRLYLPAIMDPVHGYQVTNVEAGMASPSSLLHWTKRMIEIRKQNRAFGTGTYAELPASNPAVLAFLRETAPEEGMDGDLVLCVNNFSRFAQPTELDLRRFDGAQPVELIGGVTFPAIGQLPYLLTLAGHGFYWFRLKKG